ttttttccaCCTGTCCAAAACGTGAGTAAAATTCCTCCGTGGAGTACTTTGCATCCCAAAACAATCATCATCATCTCTGTGTCTCTCATCCTCACTCTCGTCCAATTCATGACGTTCCTCATCCCCTGAAAGAACACCAGATTCATCACCAGATTCAGGATCAGCATTACCCATGTCTGCTGTATTTTCCACCTCTTCAAAACCATCAGCATCCCCCTTGTTTCATTTACCCCACCTGCATTCACAGCGTCAACATCACCCTTTGCCTCTTCTTCATTTTCCATATCCACATTCGCAACATCACCCTTTGCCTGTTCTTCAGTTTCCATATCCACATTGACAGCAACATTTTCCTCTTCATCATTTACCCACCCACCATTAACAACAACAGTTCCTTCTGATTCCTTTACCTCAACTCCATTAACAACAACATTTGAAGGTTCTTCATTTACCCCATCACCATTCACTCCTTCAACAAGTTCAATAACTTGAGCAGAACTTACCACATGATCCACATAGATCTCAACCTCCTCGTTTCTCTTCTCTGCGTATTCGGCCAACTCCAAAGCATGCCTATCTTCACATAATGGCCTTAGATCTCTATCCATTCTCCCTTTCTTAGGCTTCCACCACATATAAAGTTCTCCATCGTACTTAAAATCCTTCTTCAGAATACCCAACGCTTCGAAGTAGGACCACATGTCTGGATCCAGTCCACGCACTACATGTTCCTCTCCACCTTCATAACGCAACATCCTTCCCCTGAATCTTTCAAACTTCCCCATGTGATGGAAGACGACTGAAAAACCCATCTGTGCAACAACCAAATACAGAACCCTAAACCCATCAGAATGAAAACCAGAAACTACAATGACAGACCCGCACGAAAATGGAAACACCCAAAAAATTTTCCCCCAAATCAAAACCACCAAAACCCTAAATGAAGAATAAGAAACGAAAGCAAAAACACTTACCTCTATTTCCAGCTGATGATGGTCGAACAACGTCGCCGACAAACTCAATGACACACCACGCACACACCCTCCACTATTACTCGCACACCCTCCACAATTACTCGCACACCTTTCGTTTTCAACTTTCACCGCGAGAAAAAGATGAACTTCCACCGTATTCACTTAACACTCATGACCTAACTTTTTACTGCTGATGGAAGACATAACGCAGATGTTAAAATCttgcatttaatatgttatataatattaatttaattaatttttaacagaaaaaaaatgccATTTAACACGTGTCAACACGTGTCTCAATCTGAATAACCACGTGTTGCAACATGAGGAGTCTACTTGGAACGCCGTTTGCCACGCACTCACAGACTTAACGCCGTTCACAAATTAGGGACTAAAATCAGTAGTTTCAAATTCATGAGGACCAAAATGGTTTAACGTTTGCGGGAGGGACCATTTCCAAAAAATGATAAtagttgagggactaaaaacataattaaccctattaaaattgatgatatagtattcatttaataaattaaaataaataatggtaTGTTTGTATAATtagagtttaaaattttaagatttgatTATTTGAAGGATGTTATTACaggtataataataataataattttacaaaacttataatttttacatttaaaaccataacttaattataaaatgatgcGCCATCAGAATTCGTATTCGTAAAGGAAAGGAGCGTTTATCAGAGATTAACGTTAGGTTAGAGGCGTTCTCCGTCGTCGTCTCGTCGTCTCGTCGCTCTCCGTCGTCGTCTCATCGCTCTCCGTCGCTCTCCGTCGCTCAACGCTCACCAAACCATTGAAGGACGTAAGTCTGTATTTCTCTCCGGTTAGAGGCGTCTGAGGGAAGAAACGGTAAGTTCTTTGCTTCTCACCTTGAATCTTGATTTGTtcgttctttttcttttctttcgtTTCTTTCGTGTTGTGGAAaggtttttcttctcttttgtgTGCTATTCTTGAGTAAACGTTATGTTTTAAAAAGTCTAACCTTCTTTCCTTTGTACTTTCGTTCTTCCAACTCTATTCCAACTCTATTTCGTTCTTCCAACTCTATTACCCAAATGCAGGTTATGCCTAGGCGGAATGTTCATTCTATCTTCTCTGAGCAATCGATGGGTTTTTATTTCAGATCAGCAAAAGGTAAAACAAAATCCGTGTACTTAATTGTGAACAATTAAACAATATTTGTTATTGAGTTATTTTATATGTACATTTTACAGGGCCTGATGCAAGTATTTGATGAGCTATTGCATGGAGTGGAACACCGTTTCTGTCTAAGGCATTTGTACAGCAACTACAAGAAGAGATTTGGTGGTGGTATAATCATTAGGAATCTCATGACGGCAGCTGCTAAAGCCACATACTATCAAGGTTGGGAGGCTAATATGGAAGAGCTAAAGAAGGTCAATCAAGAAGCTGCTGAATGGTTATATGCAATTCCACGTAAGTGTTGGTGTAAGCATGCATTTAGTGCATATTCTAGGTGTGATGTCCTCATGAACAATTTGTCAGAGTCATTTAATAGCACTATATTGCTAGCTAGGGATAAACCAATTATAACAATGATGGAGTGGATTAGGACTTACTTGATGAGTAGGTTTGCACATTTGcgagaaaaattaaatgcatATACGGGTGTTGTCATGCCTAAACCAAACAAAAGGCTAGATAGGGAAATAGAGAAAAGTGGAAATTGGTTTGCTATTTGGACTGGAGATGGTAAGTTTGAAGTGACACAAGGATTCACAATGGAGAAATTCATCGTTGATCTCACAAACCACACTTGCACATGTTATTTTTGGGACTTAGTTGGCATACCATGTAGACATGTCGTGGCTGCAATCAATTATAGAGTAGAACAACCGTCTGATTTCGTCCATGCATATTACAAAAGGGAGGCTTACCAAGCTTGTTATGGATCTCAAATTTCACCCATTAATGGCCAACAACTATGGCCTAAAACTGATGCACCACAAATCCTACCCCCAATATTTAAGACTCCTCCTGGAAGGCCACGAAAATTAAGAAGGAGAGAACCTGATGAGGATGTCAGTCACTCTAGGTTGGGGAAGAAGCATCTTAGAATGAAGTGTAGTAACTGCGGCCAATTTGATCACAACATCAGAAGCTGCAAGCAGGGAAAAACCAACAAGGTGAATACTGtttattataatgaaatcaTGTCATATATTTACAAACTTGGAGCTAATTACTGATGTTATTGGCAGGgaaaacagaagaagaagaagaagcctgcAACAGCTGCCACTGCAACTACCACTGCAACTACCACTGCAAATTCATCCAGGAGAAAGACGAGCTTAAGATCTGTTACCATCACAAGAAGGACAGCTAATAGGAAGGGAGGAAGGTCATCCAAGGACCCTAGCGGCGCACCTAATTTAGGTTCACAAGCAAGTTCAAGCAACCCACCAACTGGACAACCCATGTGAACAATATTGGGAGTGGTGTTATATAGTGGTGTTCACATGGACATTttgatttaaaagtattttttgttgttaGCTGTGATGAACTTTCCAGCTGTTGTTGTTTTAGCTTTAGGAGACCGAAACAGATCACTTGGACCACTTGCACCACTATTTTGAATATTGTATAAGATGCTACTTATTTTGATGTGTTGTTATATATCACAGTTGGCCCACTGTTTTGGGTCCTTATGCTTCATTacatttgttgatgattgattaCAACTTCCTTCATCATGCGTGATTAAAATTGTCATGGCCAGGTTGATGTTTGATATGTATAGAATTTTGATTGAttccataaaaaaatttcatgaacAGGTTATAAATTTTCATGGGCAGgatattaattttgattattcgTTCACCAATTCAGTCCAAATGAACGAAATTTATTACTACCAATTCACAATGGCATTAACTATTTATTGGTGGTACCAGTGAATAAACTTACATTTCATTAACAAacttaaattcaaaattcaagatTCTGCACTTCATAACACGAACTTAAATTCAACATTCTGCAATTCATAACAGTTAACAAATCACCAACTGCTTAACAACTTAATCCTTACAATTTGACTTCAACAGAAATAAAACACAAAGTATGACAGTAAAAGcccaagacaaaataaaaaaaacagctTTATTTCTCCCAATTTTCTCTCTGCCAATAACTTCTTCTTTAGTTTCGCATTCTTTTGCACCAACTGTAGTATCATTGTGTCACTGTAACTTAAATTTTCATTCTCTCCTTCTTCAATCTCACGCTTCCCTTCCAATTCAGCTTCCATCGCATCAGCCCATCGAAAGTAGTTACAATTTGATTCACTCTACAATACAAAGTATCAAATTTGTTCATGATTGCCACAAccccaaaaaaaattaacgaatctgaaaaccaaaaaaaaaaaaagacgtaCTGCCCAATTTCGACACCGGAAGAAAAATCTGCCATTATTCTTTGCAGTAGTTGCTTTAAGAAGCAGTAATTGGTCgccacaaccacaaacttttCTTCCAAACTGAGAAGATCCGACATGCGCAGAAGCGGAAGATGACGACGGAACACTCTTCGACCCACCACTCCTCTTCATTTATAAACcctaaaacagaaaaaaaatccCAAATTTGGCGTGGTGGACACAAAAATCCCAAATACTCAAATCAACCTACCTTATGTTGATTTTAATTCTGTTCCTTCACATTAGAACCTCAGGATCTCTCTTCCACAATCTTTCTCTTCAATGCTTGGACAGACCTTCCCTCTCCACCCTCGA
This region of Vigna unguiculata cultivar IT97K-499-35 chromosome 5, ASM411807v1, whole genome shotgun sequence genomic DNA includes:
- the LOC114184782 gene encoding uncharacterized protein LOC114184782 translates to MKRSGGSKSVPSSSSASAHVGSSQFGRKVCGCGDQLLLLKATTAKNNGRFFFRCRNWASESNCNYFRWADAMEAELEGKREIEEGENENLSYSDTMILQLVQKNAKLKKKLLAERKLGEIKLMLNLSSCYEVQNLEF